The following are from one region of the Gossypium hirsutum isolate 1008001.06 chromosome D03, Gossypium_hirsutum_v2.1, whole genome shotgun sequence genome:
- the LOC121215506 gene encoding glutamate-1-semialdehyde 2,1-aminomutase 2, chloroplastic isoform X1, translated as MAASINGVGGVGFGGLTCSTKTPLPPLPSSRSSSFRVQMSVPVEDKKRNYTLQKSQEAFNAALNLMPGGVNSPVRAFKSVGGQPIFMDSVKGSHMWDIDGNEYIDYVGSWGPAIIGHADDEVLEALAETMKKGTSFGSPCLLESVLAEMVISAVPSIEMVRFVNSGTEACMGVLRLARTFTGREKIIKFEGCYHGHADPFLVKAGSGVATLGLPDSPGVPKATTSGTLTAPYNDIAAVESLFNSNEGEIAAIILEPAVGNSGFITPKPDFLEAIRRLTKENGALLIFDEVMAGFRLSYGGAQEYFGITPDLTTLGKVIGGGLPVGAYGGRREIMEMVAPAGPMYQAGTLSGNPLAMTAGIQTLKRLKAPGTYEYLDRITRELVQGILNAGKKTGHAICGGHIRGMFGFFFTEGPVHNFDDAKKSDAAKFVRFYQGMLREGVYFAPSQFEAGFTSLAHSPEDIQKTVAAAENVLSKI; from the exons atgGCGGCTTCTATCAATGGAGTCGGAGGAGTTGGTTTTGGTGGCCTAACTTGTTCTACCAAAACACCACTTCCACCACTTCCTTCTTCACGATCCTCTTCTTTCCGTGTTCAAATGTCTGTTCCTGTTGAAGATAAGAAGAGGAATTATACCCTTCAAAAGTCACAAGAGGCTTTCAATGCTGCCCTG AATTTGATGCCTGGAGGTGTAAATTCTCCTGTTCGTGCTTTTAAATCTGTTGGTGGACAGCCTATTTTCATGGATTCGGTTAAGGGTTCGCACATGTGGGACATAGACGGTAATGAGTATATCGACTATGTTGGCTCTTGGGGACCAGCTATAATTGGTCATGCGGATGACGAG GTGCTTGAAGCTTTGGCTGAAACAATGAAGAAAGGAACCAGCTTTGGCAGTCCTTGTCTTCTTGAGAGTGTTTTGGCAGAGATGGTAATCTCAGCTGTTCCAAGCATTGAAATGGTTcgatttgtaaactctggtacAGAAGCATGCATGGGTGTGCTCCGCCTTGCCCGCACCTTTACTGGCCGAGAAAAGATAATCAAATTTGAAGGTTGTTACCATGGCCATGCTGATCCATTTCTTGTCAAGGCAGGTAGCGGAGTTGCTACCCTAGGGCTCCCTGACTCTCCTGGTGTTCCGAAAGCAACCACTTCTGGAACTCTAACTGCCCCTTACAATGACATAGCAGCTGTTGAAAGTCTCTTTAACAGTAATGAAGGTGAAATAGCAGCAATTATTCTTGAACCTGCTGTTGGCAACTCTGGCTTCATTACCCCTAAACCAGACTTCCTTGAAGCCATACGTCGCCTAACCAAGGAAAACGGTGCACTCCTCATATTTGACGAAGTGATGGCCGGATTTCGCTTGTCTTATGGTGGGGCACAGGAGTATTTTGGCATAACTCCTGATTTAACAACATTAGGGAAGGTAATTGGTGGTGGGCTGCCTGTTGGTGCATATGGAGGGAGGAGGGAGATTATGGAGATGGTGGCACCAGCAGGGCCAATGTATCAGGCTGGGACCTTGAGTGGGAACCCATTGGCAATGACAGCTGGGATACAGACCCTTAAGCGGTTGAAAGCACCGGGAACATATGAATACTTAGATAGGATCACTAGAGAACTTGTTCAAGGCATTCTAAATGCTGGAAAGAAGACAGGGCATGCAATTTGCGGAGGGCATATTAGAGGGATGTTTGGGTTTTTCTTCACAGAAGGGCCTGTTCACAACTTTGATGATGCAAAGAAGAGTGATGCAGCAAAATTTGTCAGGTTTTACCAAGGAATGCTGCGCGAAGGTGTTTACTTTGCTCCTTCACAATTTGAAGCTGGATTTACAAGCTTGGCACATTCTCCTGAAGACATCCAGAAGACAGTTGCAGCTGCTGAGAACGTTCTTAGCAAGATTTAA
- the LOC121215506 gene encoding glutamate-1-semialdehyde 2,1-aminomutase 2, chloroplastic isoform X2: MPGGVNSPVRAFKSVGGQPIFMDSVKGSHMWDIDGNEYIDYVGSWGPAIIGHADDEVLEALAETMKKGTSFGSPCLLESVLAEMVISAVPSIEMVRFVNSGTEACMGVLRLARTFTGREKIIKFEGCYHGHADPFLVKAGSGVATLGLPDSPGVPKATTSGTLTAPYNDIAAVESLFNSNEGEIAAIILEPAVGNSGFITPKPDFLEAIRRLTKENGALLIFDEVMAGFRLSYGGAQEYFGITPDLTTLGKVIGGGLPVGAYGGRREIMEMVAPAGPMYQAGTLSGNPLAMTAGIQTLKRLKAPGTYEYLDRITRELVQGILNAGKKTGHAICGGHIRGMFGFFFTEGPVHNFDDAKKSDAAKFVRFYQGMLREGVYFAPSQFEAGFTSLAHSPEDIQKTVAAAENVLSKI; this comes from the exons ATGCCTGGAGGTGTAAATTCTCCTGTTCGTGCTTTTAAATCTGTTGGTGGACAGCCTATTTTCATGGATTCGGTTAAGGGTTCGCACATGTGGGACATAGACGGTAATGAGTATATCGACTATGTTGGCTCTTGGGGACCAGCTATAATTGGTCATGCGGATGACGAG GTGCTTGAAGCTTTGGCTGAAACAATGAAGAAAGGAACCAGCTTTGGCAGTCCTTGTCTTCTTGAGAGTGTTTTGGCAGAGATGGTAATCTCAGCTGTTCCAAGCATTGAAATGGTTcgatttgtaaactctggtacAGAAGCATGCATGGGTGTGCTCCGCCTTGCCCGCACCTTTACTGGCCGAGAAAAGATAATCAAATTTGAAGGTTGTTACCATGGCCATGCTGATCCATTTCTTGTCAAGGCAGGTAGCGGAGTTGCTACCCTAGGGCTCCCTGACTCTCCTGGTGTTCCGAAAGCAACCACTTCTGGAACTCTAACTGCCCCTTACAATGACATAGCAGCTGTTGAAAGTCTCTTTAACAGTAATGAAGGTGAAATAGCAGCAATTATTCTTGAACCTGCTGTTGGCAACTCTGGCTTCATTACCCCTAAACCAGACTTCCTTGAAGCCATACGTCGCCTAACCAAGGAAAACGGTGCACTCCTCATATTTGACGAAGTGATGGCCGGATTTCGCTTGTCTTATGGTGGGGCACAGGAGTATTTTGGCATAACTCCTGATTTAACAACATTAGGGAAGGTAATTGGTGGTGGGCTGCCTGTTGGTGCATATGGAGGGAGGAGGGAGATTATGGAGATGGTGGCACCAGCAGGGCCAATGTATCAGGCTGGGACCTTGAGTGGGAACCCATTGGCAATGACAGCTGGGATACAGACCCTTAAGCGGTTGAAAGCACCGGGAACATATGAATACTTAGATAGGATCACTAGAGAACTTGTTCAAGGCATTCTAAATGCTGGAAAGAAGACAGGGCATGCAATTTGCGGAGGGCATATTAGAGGGATGTTTGGGTTTTTCTTCACAGAAGGGCCTGTTCACAACTTTGATGATGCAAAGAAGAGTGATGCAGCAAAATTTGTCAGGTTTTACCAAGGAATGCTGCGCGAAGGTGTTTACTTTGCTCCTTCACAATTTGAAGCTGGATTTACAAGCTTGGCACATTCTCCTGAAGACATCCAGAAGACAGTTGCAGCTGCTGAGAACGTTCTTAGCAAGATTTAA